A genomic region of Spodoptera frugiperda isolate SF20-4 chromosome 31, AGI-APGP_CSIRO_Sfru_2.0, whole genome shotgun sequence contains the following coding sequences:
- the LOC118276143 gene encoding protein piccolo isoform X2, producing MNSALKPVLPQPGVPQPGGQASPAKGNVATANHTVGHPQGAQNSLHHPGNNLVGQNLTHHAPAPQLPHAPPPMAPVSANMAQMAQNMSHHGNLSHVTQNSVGPSNLAASPTKSGNPVTPLSLVQDKALALTITPEKTEPDSTGHANGTIDSPKSGANAPAPLKPQNPESNKDKQDIAKTSPSTPKPPEKPSSSPSTPQKSDTATPASTDGPAQPKVATANEPSEKSPSKPSELKPAPAADVAPTQSDSKPVPESANDNQVQEKAPTPVKKDPPAAESPKVEPVPEAKPEEKKEEVKVEQKPADSAEDKKEEVAADKPEKSESPKKEEVVDKVQEKVEEKAEEKKPEAKPAKADSKPKSTMKLATVTPPMRKRRQASPSKSNEGSTPAKKPAEGESTPDTRMKRNRTKVQLYQSPTPELAMATKLSASAGRSTPTKPNDDKLIVFYKNEYLAVRNAEGGFYVCQAMQNVYRTTRKIKIRWLSQDKTADPAGETYKPDFYDVTDMECVLTTLSLTRGGGGTQVLRAAEAARARSILTRALHAEATGATTTPALTEEHPDGLDLSLYKDESQLEKKGRKRNSSKSSPRAKLDNSNDTEDSATPVKRARTTPKRSPKSARKTKAQTKSQTNNKRKSSGSTPTVATTSKVGIVQRIYRNTATAVSEKSKAKSTPAKRTPAKQKAETPVATPTRKGRRAAEAKASPIVPTPSTSTGKTTRTPRKPPAKK from the exons ATGAATTCTGCTTTAAAGCCGGTGCTGCCCCAGCCGGGAGTGCCGCAGCCGGGCGGACAGGCGAGCCCCGCGAAGGGGAACGTGGCCACTGCGAACCACACCGTAGGGCACCCGCAGGGCGCTCAGAACTCGCTGCACCACCCCGGCAACAACCTCGTCGGCCAGAACCTGACGCACCACGCGCCCGCGCCTCAACTGCCTCACGCGCCGCCCCCCATGGCGCCGGTGTCTGCCAACATGGCGCAAATGGCACAGAATATGAGTCACCATGGCAACCTCTCACATGTCACCCAGAACTCCGTCGGCCCCTCTAATTTGGCCGCCAGCCCCACTAAAAGCGGGAATCCAGTCACTCCTCTCAGTCTCGTCCAGGACAAGGCTCTTGCTCTCACCATAACTCCTGAGAAGACTGAACCAGATTCTACTGGACATGCCAATGGCACTATTGACTCACCCAAGTCTGGTGCAAATGCTCCAGCTCCATTGAAACCACAGAACCCTGAGTCTAACAAAGACAAACAAGATATCGCTAAGACTTCACCAAGTACACCAAAACCACCTGAAAAGCCCTCAAGTTCACCAAGTACACCACAAAAATCTGACACTGCTACCCCTGCCAGTACTGATGGTCCAGCACAACCCAAAGTGGCAACAGCTAATGAGCCTTCAGAGAAGTCTCCATCAAAGCCATCAGAGTTAAAACCAGCCCCAGCTGCAGATGTTGCACCAACACAAAGTGATAGTAAGCCGGTCCCAGAGTCTGCCAATGACAATCAAGTGCAAGAGAAGGCACCAACTCCTGTGAAAAAAGACCCTCCAGCAGCTGAAAGTCCAAAAGTGGAACCTGTGCCTGAAGCAAAGCCAGAAGAAAAAAAAGAGGAAGTCAAAGTGGAGCAGAAGCCAGCAGATTCTGCTGAAGATAAGAAGGAAGAGGTAGCAGCTGACAAACCAGAGAAATCTGAATCTCCTAAGAAGGAGGAGGTGGTTGACAAAGTACAAGAGAAGGTTGAGGAGAAAGCTGAGGAAAAGAAACCCGAAGCTAAACCTGCCAAAGCTGACTCTAAGCCAAAGTCAACAATGAAGTTGGCAACAGTGACACCACCAATGCGCAAGAGGAGGCAGGCCTCTCCCAGCAAGTCTAATGAGGGGTCTACACCAGCCAAGAAGCCTGCAGAGGGAGAGAGCACTCCAGACACAAGAATGAAAAGGAATAGGACTAAG GTGCAGCTATACCAGTCTCCGACTCCTGAGTTGGCGATGGCCACCAAGCTTTCTGCTTCAGCTGGCCGCTCCACGCCGACTAAACCCAATGATGATAAACTTATCGTCTTTTACAA GAATGAATACTTAGCAGTACGTAACGCTGAAGGGGGCTTCTACGTGTGCCAAGCAATGCAAAACGTGTACCGTACCACACGCAAGATCAAGATCCGCTGGCTGTCACAGGACAAGACCGCGGACCCGGCGGGCGAGACATACAAGCCTGACTTTTATGATGTCACAG ACATGGAGTGCGTGCTGACGACGCTGTCGCTGacccgcggcggcggcggcacgCAGGTGCTGCGCGCGGCGGAGGCGGCCCGCGCGCGCTCCATCCTCACGCGCGCGCTGCACGCCGAGGCCACCGGCGCCACCACCACGCCCGCGCTCACCGAGGAACACCCCGACGGAT TGGACCTCTCATTATACAAAGACGAATCGCAACTAGAGAAAAAGGGCCGCAAACGCAACAGTTCAAAATCATCGCCGAGAGCCAAACTCGACAACTCTAATGATACAGAG GACTCGGCGACGCCCGTGAAACGCGCGCGGACAACGCCAAAGCGCAGTCCAAAAAGCGCTCGCAAAACAAAAGcacaaacaaaatcacaaacaaacaataagagAAAATCGTCAGGTAGTACGCCCACTGTGGCGACCACTAGCAAGGTAGGCATAGTACAACGGATATATAGAAAT ACCGCTACAGCAGTAAGTGAGAAGTCTAAAGCGAAGAGTACACCGGCCAAGCGGACGCCAGCTAAACAGAAAGCGGAGACGCCAGTCGCCACACCCACGCGCAAAGGCAGGAGAGCAGCCG AAGCGAAAGCGTCGCCGATAGTCCCCACGCCGTCCACATCGACGGGTAAGACCACTCGCACGCCGAGGAAACCGCCCGCGAAGAAATAA
- the LOC118276143 gene encoding protein piccolo isoform X1, whose amino-acid sequence MNSALKPVLPQPGVPQPGGQASPAKGNVATANHTVGHPQGAQNSLHHPGNNLVGQNLTHHAPAPQLPHAPPPMAPVSANMAQMAQNMSHHGNLSHVTQNSVGPSNLAASPTKSGNPVTPLSLVQDKALALTITPEKTEPDSTGHANGTIDSPKSGANAPAPLKPQNPESNKDKQDIAKTSPSTPKPPEKPSSSPSTPQKSDTATPASTDGPAQPKVATANEPSEKSPSKPSELKPAPAADVAPTQSDSKPVPESANDNQVQEKAPTPVKKDPPAAESPKVEPVPEAKPEEKKEEVKVEQKPADSAEDKKEEVAADKPEKSESPKKEEVVDKVQEKVEEKAEEKKPEAKPAKADSKPKSTMKLATVTPPMRKRRQASPSKSNEGSTPAKKPAEGESTPDTRMKRNRTKVQLYQSPTPELAMATKLSASAGRSTPTKPNDDKLIVFYKNEYLAVRNAEGGFYVCQAMQNVYRTTRKIKIRWLSQDKTADPAGETYKPDFYDVTDMECVLTTLSLTRGGGGTQVLRAAEAARARSILTRALHAEATGATTTPALTEEHPDGLDLSLYKDESQLEKKGRKRNSSKSSPRAKLDNSNDTEDSATPVKRARTTPKRSPKSARKTKAQTKSQTNNKRKSSGSTPTVATTSKVGIVQRIYRNTATAVSEKSKAKSTPAKRTPAKQKAETPVATPTRKGRRAAGKEAKASPIVPTPSTSTGKTTRTPRKPPAKK is encoded by the exons ATGAATTCTGCTTTAAAGCCGGTGCTGCCCCAGCCGGGAGTGCCGCAGCCGGGCGGACAGGCGAGCCCCGCGAAGGGGAACGTGGCCACTGCGAACCACACCGTAGGGCACCCGCAGGGCGCTCAGAACTCGCTGCACCACCCCGGCAACAACCTCGTCGGCCAGAACCTGACGCACCACGCGCCCGCGCCTCAACTGCCTCACGCGCCGCCCCCCATGGCGCCGGTGTCTGCCAACATGGCGCAAATGGCACAGAATATGAGTCACCATGGCAACCTCTCACATGTCACCCAGAACTCCGTCGGCCCCTCTAATTTGGCCGCCAGCCCCACTAAAAGCGGGAATCCAGTCACTCCTCTCAGTCTCGTCCAGGACAAGGCTCTTGCTCTCACCATAACTCCTGAGAAGACTGAACCAGATTCTACTGGACATGCCAATGGCACTATTGACTCACCCAAGTCTGGTGCAAATGCTCCAGCTCCATTGAAACCACAGAACCCTGAGTCTAACAAAGACAAACAAGATATCGCTAAGACTTCACCAAGTACACCAAAACCACCTGAAAAGCCCTCAAGTTCACCAAGTACACCACAAAAATCTGACACTGCTACCCCTGCCAGTACTGATGGTCCAGCACAACCCAAAGTGGCAACAGCTAATGAGCCTTCAGAGAAGTCTCCATCAAAGCCATCAGAGTTAAAACCAGCCCCAGCTGCAGATGTTGCACCAACACAAAGTGATAGTAAGCCGGTCCCAGAGTCTGCCAATGACAATCAAGTGCAAGAGAAGGCACCAACTCCTGTGAAAAAAGACCCTCCAGCAGCTGAAAGTCCAAAAGTGGAACCTGTGCCTGAAGCAAAGCCAGAAGAAAAAAAAGAGGAAGTCAAAGTGGAGCAGAAGCCAGCAGATTCTGCTGAAGATAAGAAGGAAGAGGTAGCAGCTGACAAACCAGAGAAATCTGAATCTCCTAAGAAGGAGGAGGTGGTTGACAAAGTACAAGAGAAGGTTGAGGAGAAAGCTGAGGAAAAGAAACCCGAAGCTAAACCTGCCAAAGCTGACTCTAAGCCAAAGTCAACAATGAAGTTGGCAACAGTGACACCACCAATGCGCAAGAGGAGGCAGGCCTCTCCCAGCAAGTCTAATGAGGGGTCTACACCAGCCAAGAAGCCTGCAGAGGGAGAGAGCACTCCAGACACAAGAATGAAAAGGAATAGGACTAAG GTGCAGCTATACCAGTCTCCGACTCCTGAGTTGGCGATGGCCACCAAGCTTTCTGCTTCAGCTGGCCGCTCCACGCCGACTAAACCCAATGATGATAAACTTATCGTCTTTTACAA GAATGAATACTTAGCAGTACGTAACGCTGAAGGGGGCTTCTACGTGTGCCAAGCAATGCAAAACGTGTACCGTACCACACGCAAGATCAAGATCCGCTGGCTGTCACAGGACAAGACCGCGGACCCGGCGGGCGAGACATACAAGCCTGACTTTTATGATGTCACAG ACATGGAGTGCGTGCTGACGACGCTGTCGCTGacccgcggcggcggcggcacgCAGGTGCTGCGCGCGGCGGAGGCGGCCCGCGCGCGCTCCATCCTCACGCGCGCGCTGCACGCCGAGGCCACCGGCGCCACCACCACGCCCGCGCTCACCGAGGAACACCCCGACGGAT TGGACCTCTCATTATACAAAGACGAATCGCAACTAGAGAAAAAGGGCCGCAAACGCAACAGTTCAAAATCATCGCCGAGAGCCAAACTCGACAACTCTAATGATACAGAG GACTCGGCGACGCCCGTGAAACGCGCGCGGACAACGCCAAAGCGCAGTCCAAAAAGCGCTCGCAAAACAAAAGcacaaacaaaatcacaaacaaacaataagagAAAATCGTCAGGTAGTACGCCCACTGTGGCGACCACTAGCAAGGTAGGCATAGTACAACGGATATATAGAAAT ACCGCTACAGCAGTAAGTGAGAAGTCTAAAGCGAAGAGTACACCGGCCAAGCGGACGCCAGCTAAACAGAAAGCGGAGACGCCAGTCGCCACACCCACGCGCAAAGGCAGGAGAGCAGCCGGTAAAG AAGCGAAAGCGTCGCCGATAGTCCCCACGCCGTCCACATCGACGGGTAAGACCACTCGCACGCCGAGGAAACCGCCCGCGAAGAAATAA
- the LOC118276143 gene encoding protein piccolo isoform X4 produces the protein MNSALKPVLPQPGVPQPGGQASPAKGNVATANHTVGHPQGAQNSLHHPGNNLVGQNLTHHAPAPQLPHAPPPMAPVSANMAQMAQNMSHHGNLSHVTQNSVGPSNLAASPTKSGNPVTPLSLVQDKALALTITPEKTEPDSTGHANGTIDSPKSGANAPAPLKPQNPESNKDKQDIAKTSPSTPKPPEKPSSSPSTPQKSDTATPASTDGPAQPKVATANEPSEKSPSKPSELKPAPAADVAPTQSDSKPVPESANDNQVQEKAPTPVKKDPPAAESPKVEPVPEAKPEEKKEEVKVEQKPADSAEDKKEEVAADKPEKSESPKKEEVVDKVQEKVEEKAEEKKPEAKPAKADSKPKSTMKLATVTPPMRKRRQASPSKSNEGSTPAKKPAEGESTPDTRMKRNRTKVQLYQSPTPELAMATKLSASAGRSTPTKPNDDKLIVFYKNEYLAVRNAEGGFYVCQAMQNVYRTTRKIKIRWLSQDKTADPAGETYKPDFYDVTDMECVLTTLSLTRGGGGTQVLRAAEAARARSILTRALHAEATGATTTPALTEEHPDGLDLSLYKDESQLEKKGRKRNSSKSSPRAKLDNSNDTEDSATPVKRARTTPKRSPKSARKTKAQTKSQTNNKRKSSGSTPTVATTSKTATAVSEKSKAKSTPAKRTPAKQKAETPVATPTRKGRRAAEAKASPIVPTPSTSTGKTTRTPRKPPAKK, from the exons ATGAATTCTGCTTTAAAGCCGGTGCTGCCCCAGCCGGGAGTGCCGCAGCCGGGCGGACAGGCGAGCCCCGCGAAGGGGAACGTGGCCACTGCGAACCACACCGTAGGGCACCCGCAGGGCGCTCAGAACTCGCTGCACCACCCCGGCAACAACCTCGTCGGCCAGAACCTGACGCACCACGCGCCCGCGCCTCAACTGCCTCACGCGCCGCCCCCCATGGCGCCGGTGTCTGCCAACATGGCGCAAATGGCACAGAATATGAGTCACCATGGCAACCTCTCACATGTCACCCAGAACTCCGTCGGCCCCTCTAATTTGGCCGCCAGCCCCACTAAAAGCGGGAATCCAGTCACTCCTCTCAGTCTCGTCCAGGACAAGGCTCTTGCTCTCACCATAACTCCTGAGAAGACTGAACCAGATTCTACTGGACATGCCAATGGCACTATTGACTCACCCAAGTCTGGTGCAAATGCTCCAGCTCCATTGAAACCACAGAACCCTGAGTCTAACAAAGACAAACAAGATATCGCTAAGACTTCACCAAGTACACCAAAACCACCTGAAAAGCCCTCAAGTTCACCAAGTACACCACAAAAATCTGACACTGCTACCCCTGCCAGTACTGATGGTCCAGCACAACCCAAAGTGGCAACAGCTAATGAGCCTTCAGAGAAGTCTCCATCAAAGCCATCAGAGTTAAAACCAGCCCCAGCTGCAGATGTTGCACCAACACAAAGTGATAGTAAGCCGGTCCCAGAGTCTGCCAATGACAATCAAGTGCAAGAGAAGGCACCAACTCCTGTGAAAAAAGACCCTCCAGCAGCTGAAAGTCCAAAAGTGGAACCTGTGCCTGAAGCAAAGCCAGAAGAAAAAAAAGAGGAAGTCAAAGTGGAGCAGAAGCCAGCAGATTCTGCTGAAGATAAGAAGGAAGAGGTAGCAGCTGACAAACCAGAGAAATCTGAATCTCCTAAGAAGGAGGAGGTGGTTGACAAAGTACAAGAGAAGGTTGAGGAGAAAGCTGAGGAAAAGAAACCCGAAGCTAAACCTGCCAAAGCTGACTCTAAGCCAAAGTCAACAATGAAGTTGGCAACAGTGACACCACCAATGCGCAAGAGGAGGCAGGCCTCTCCCAGCAAGTCTAATGAGGGGTCTACACCAGCCAAGAAGCCTGCAGAGGGAGAGAGCACTCCAGACACAAGAATGAAAAGGAATAGGACTAAG GTGCAGCTATACCAGTCTCCGACTCCTGAGTTGGCGATGGCCACCAAGCTTTCTGCTTCAGCTGGCCGCTCCACGCCGACTAAACCCAATGATGATAAACTTATCGTCTTTTACAA GAATGAATACTTAGCAGTACGTAACGCTGAAGGGGGCTTCTACGTGTGCCAAGCAATGCAAAACGTGTACCGTACCACACGCAAGATCAAGATCCGCTGGCTGTCACAGGACAAGACCGCGGACCCGGCGGGCGAGACATACAAGCCTGACTTTTATGATGTCACAG ACATGGAGTGCGTGCTGACGACGCTGTCGCTGacccgcggcggcggcggcacgCAGGTGCTGCGCGCGGCGGAGGCGGCCCGCGCGCGCTCCATCCTCACGCGCGCGCTGCACGCCGAGGCCACCGGCGCCACCACCACGCCCGCGCTCACCGAGGAACACCCCGACGGAT TGGACCTCTCATTATACAAAGACGAATCGCAACTAGAGAAAAAGGGCCGCAAACGCAACAGTTCAAAATCATCGCCGAGAGCCAAACTCGACAACTCTAATGATACAGAG GACTCGGCGACGCCCGTGAAACGCGCGCGGACAACGCCAAAGCGCAGTCCAAAAAGCGCTCGCAAAACAAAAGcacaaacaaaatcacaaacaaacaataagagAAAATCGTCAGGTAGTACGCCCACTGTGGCGACCACTAGCAAG ACCGCTACAGCAGTAAGTGAGAAGTCTAAAGCGAAGAGTACACCGGCCAAGCGGACGCCAGCTAAACAGAAAGCGGAGACGCCAGTCGCCACACCCACGCGCAAAGGCAGGAGAGCAGCCG AAGCGAAAGCGTCGCCGATAGTCCCCACGCCGTCCACATCGACGGGTAAGACCACTCGCACGCCGAGGAAACCGCCCGCGAAGAAATAA
- the LOC118276143 gene encoding protein piccolo isoform X3 — MNSALKPVLPQPGVPQPGGQASPAKGNVATANHTVGHPQGAQNSLHHPGNNLVGQNLTHHAPAPQLPHAPPPMAPVSANMAQMAQNMSHHGNLSHVTQNSVGPSNLAASPTKSGNPVTPLSLVQDKALALTITPEKTEPDSTGHANGTIDSPKSGANAPAPLKPQNPESNKDKQDIAKTSPSTPKPPEKPSSSPSTPQKSDTATPASTDGPAQPKVATANEPSEKSPSKPSELKPAPAADVAPTQSDSKPVPESANDNQVQEKAPTPVKKDPPAAESPKVEPVPEAKPEEKKEEVKVEQKPADSAEDKKEEVAADKPEKSESPKKEEVVDKVQEKVEEKAEEKKPEAKPAKADSKPKSTMKLATVTPPMRKRRQASPSKSNEGSTPAKKPAEGESTPDTRMKRNRTKVQLYQSPTPELAMATKLSASAGRSTPTKPNDDKLIVFYKNEYLAVRNAEGGFYVCQAMQNVYRTTRKIKIRWLSQDKTADPAGETYKPDFYDVTDMECVLTTLSLTRGGGGTQVLRAAEAARARSILTRALHAEATGATTTPALTEEHPDGLDLSLYKDESQLEKKGRKRNSSKSSPRAKLDNSNDTEDSATPVKRARTTPKRSPKSARKTKAQTKSQTNNKRKSSGSTPTVATTSKTATAVSEKSKAKSTPAKRTPAKQKAETPVATPTRKGRRAAGKEAKASPIVPTPSTSTGKTTRTPRKPPAKK; from the exons ATGAATTCTGCTTTAAAGCCGGTGCTGCCCCAGCCGGGAGTGCCGCAGCCGGGCGGACAGGCGAGCCCCGCGAAGGGGAACGTGGCCACTGCGAACCACACCGTAGGGCACCCGCAGGGCGCTCAGAACTCGCTGCACCACCCCGGCAACAACCTCGTCGGCCAGAACCTGACGCACCACGCGCCCGCGCCTCAACTGCCTCACGCGCCGCCCCCCATGGCGCCGGTGTCTGCCAACATGGCGCAAATGGCACAGAATATGAGTCACCATGGCAACCTCTCACATGTCACCCAGAACTCCGTCGGCCCCTCTAATTTGGCCGCCAGCCCCACTAAAAGCGGGAATCCAGTCACTCCTCTCAGTCTCGTCCAGGACAAGGCTCTTGCTCTCACCATAACTCCTGAGAAGACTGAACCAGATTCTACTGGACATGCCAATGGCACTATTGACTCACCCAAGTCTGGTGCAAATGCTCCAGCTCCATTGAAACCACAGAACCCTGAGTCTAACAAAGACAAACAAGATATCGCTAAGACTTCACCAAGTACACCAAAACCACCTGAAAAGCCCTCAAGTTCACCAAGTACACCACAAAAATCTGACACTGCTACCCCTGCCAGTACTGATGGTCCAGCACAACCCAAAGTGGCAACAGCTAATGAGCCTTCAGAGAAGTCTCCATCAAAGCCATCAGAGTTAAAACCAGCCCCAGCTGCAGATGTTGCACCAACACAAAGTGATAGTAAGCCGGTCCCAGAGTCTGCCAATGACAATCAAGTGCAAGAGAAGGCACCAACTCCTGTGAAAAAAGACCCTCCAGCAGCTGAAAGTCCAAAAGTGGAACCTGTGCCTGAAGCAAAGCCAGAAGAAAAAAAAGAGGAAGTCAAAGTGGAGCAGAAGCCAGCAGATTCTGCTGAAGATAAGAAGGAAGAGGTAGCAGCTGACAAACCAGAGAAATCTGAATCTCCTAAGAAGGAGGAGGTGGTTGACAAAGTACAAGAGAAGGTTGAGGAGAAAGCTGAGGAAAAGAAACCCGAAGCTAAACCTGCCAAAGCTGACTCTAAGCCAAAGTCAACAATGAAGTTGGCAACAGTGACACCACCAATGCGCAAGAGGAGGCAGGCCTCTCCCAGCAAGTCTAATGAGGGGTCTACACCAGCCAAGAAGCCTGCAGAGGGAGAGAGCACTCCAGACACAAGAATGAAAAGGAATAGGACTAAG GTGCAGCTATACCAGTCTCCGACTCCTGAGTTGGCGATGGCCACCAAGCTTTCTGCTTCAGCTGGCCGCTCCACGCCGACTAAACCCAATGATGATAAACTTATCGTCTTTTACAA GAATGAATACTTAGCAGTACGTAACGCTGAAGGGGGCTTCTACGTGTGCCAAGCAATGCAAAACGTGTACCGTACCACACGCAAGATCAAGATCCGCTGGCTGTCACAGGACAAGACCGCGGACCCGGCGGGCGAGACATACAAGCCTGACTTTTATGATGTCACAG ACATGGAGTGCGTGCTGACGACGCTGTCGCTGacccgcggcggcggcggcacgCAGGTGCTGCGCGCGGCGGAGGCGGCCCGCGCGCGCTCCATCCTCACGCGCGCGCTGCACGCCGAGGCCACCGGCGCCACCACCACGCCCGCGCTCACCGAGGAACACCCCGACGGAT TGGACCTCTCATTATACAAAGACGAATCGCAACTAGAGAAAAAGGGCCGCAAACGCAACAGTTCAAAATCATCGCCGAGAGCCAAACTCGACAACTCTAATGATACAGAG GACTCGGCGACGCCCGTGAAACGCGCGCGGACAACGCCAAAGCGCAGTCCAAAAAGCGCTCGCAAAACAAAAGcacaaacaaaatcacaaacaaacaataagagAAAATCGTCAGGTAGTACGCCCACTGTGGCGACCACTAGCAAG ACCGCTACAGCAGTAAGTGAGAAGTCTAAAGCGAAGAGTACACCGGCCAAGCGGACGCCAGCTAAACAGAAAGCGGAGACGCCAGTCGCCACACCCACGCGCAAAGGCAGGAGAGCAGCCGGTAAAG AAGCGAAAGCGTCGCCGATAGTCCCCACGCCGTCCACATCGACGGGTAAGACCACTCGCACGCCGAGGAAACCGCCCGCGAAGAAATAA
- the LOC118276143 gene encoding nucleolar protein dao-5 isoform X6, with amino-acid sequence MAPVSANMAQMAQNMSHHGNLSHVTQNSVGPSNLAASPTKSGNPVTPLSLVQDKALALTITPEKTEPDSTGHANGTIDSPKSGANAPAPLKPQNPESNKDKQDIAKTSPSTPKPPEKPSSSPSTPQKSDTATPASTDGPAQPKVATANEPSEKSPSKPSELKPAPAADVAPTQSDSKPVPESANDNQVQEKAPTPVKKDPPAAESPKVEPVPEAKPEEKKEEVKVEQKPADSAEDKKEEVAADKPEKSESPKKEEVVDKVQEKVEEKAEEKKPEAKPAKADSKPKSTMKLATVTPPMRKRRQASPSKSNEGSTPAKKPAEGESTPDTRMKRNRTKVQLYQSPTPELAMATKLSASAGRSTPTKPNDDKLIVFYKNEYLAVRNAEGGFYVCQAMQNVYRTTRKIKIRWLSQDKTADPAGETYKPDFYDVTDMECVLTTLSLTRGGGGTQVLRAAEAARARSILTRALHAEATGATTTPALTEEHPDGLDLSLYKDESQLEKKGRKRNSSKSSPRAKLDNSNDTEDSATPVKRARTTPKRSPKSARKTKAQTKSQTNNKRKSSGSTPTVATTSKTATAVSEKSKAKSTPAKRTPAKQKAETPVATPTRKGRRAAGKEAKASPIVPTPSTSTGKTTRTPRKPPAKK; translated from the exons ATGGCGCCGGTGTCTGCCAACATGGCGCAAATGGCACAGAATATGAGTCACCATGGCAACCTCTCACATGTCACCCAGAACTCCGTCGGCCCCTCTAATTTGGCCGCCAGCCCCACTAAAAGCGGGAATCCAGTCACTCCTCTCAGTCTCGTCCAGGACAAGGCTCTTGCTCTCACCATAACTCCTGAGAAGACTGAACCAGATTCTACTGGACATGCCAATGGCACTATTGACTCACCCAAGTCTGGTGCAAATGCTCCAGCTCCATTGAAACCACAGAACCCTGAGTCTAACAAAGACAAACAAGATATCGCTAAGACTTCACCAAGTACACCAAAACCACCTGAAAAGCCCTCAAGTTCACCAAGTACACCACAAAAATCTGACACTGCTACCCCTGCCAGTACTGATGGTCCAGCACAACCCAAAGTGGCAACAGCTAATGAGCCTTCAGAGAAGTCTCCATCAAAGCCATCAGAGTTAAAACCAGCCCCAGCTGCAGATGTTGCACCAACACAAAGTGATAGTAAGCCGGTCCCAGAGTCTGCCAATGACAATCAAGTGCAAGAGAAGGCACCAACTCCTGTGAAAAAAGACCCTCCAGCAGCTGAAAGTCCAAAAGTGGAACCTGTGCCTGAAGCAAAGCCAGAAGAAAAAAAAGAGGAAGTCAAAGTGGAGCAGAAGCCAGCAGATTCTGCTGAAGATAAGAAGGAAGAGGTAGCAGCTGACAAACCAGAGAAATCTGAATCTCCTAAGAAGGAGGAGGTGGTTGACAAAGTACAAGAGAAGGTTGAGGAGAAAGCTGAGGAAAAGAAACCCGAAGCTAAACCTGCCAAAGCTGACTCTAAGCCAAAGTCAACAATGAAGTTGGCAACAGTGACACCACCAATGCGCAAGAGGAGGCAGGCCTCTCCCAGCAAGTCTAATGAGGGGTCTACACCAGCCAAGAAGCCTGCAGAGGGAGAGAGCACTCCAGACACAAGAATGAAAAGGAATAGGACTAAG GTGCAGCTATACCAGTCTCCGACTCCTGAGTTGGCGATGGCCACCAAGCTTTCTGCTTCAGCTGGCCGCTCCACGCCGACTAAACCCAATGATGATAAACTTATCGTCTTTTACAA GAATGAATACTTAGCAGTACGTAACGCTGAAGGGGGCTTCTACGTGTGCCAAGCAATGCAAAACGTGTACCGTACCACACGCAAGATCAAGATCCGCTGGCTGTCACAGGACAAGACCGCGGACCCGGCGGGCGAGACATACAAGCCTGACTTTTATGATGTCACAG ACATGGAGTGCGTGCTGACGACGCTGTCGCTGacccgcggcggcggcggcacgCAGGTGCTGCGCGCGGCGGAGGCGGCCCGCGCGCGCTCCATCCTCACGCGCGCGCTGCACGCCGAGGCCACCGGCGCCACCACCACGCCCGCGCTCACCGAGGAACACCCCGACGGAT TGGACCTCTCATTATACAAAGACGAATCGCAACTAGAGAAAAAGGGCCGCAAACGCAACAGTTCAAAATCATCGCCGAGAGCCAAACTCGACAACTCTAATGATACAGAG GACTCGGCGACGCCCGTGAAACGCGCGCGGACAACGCCAAAGCGCAGTCCAAAAAGCGCTCGCAAAACAAAAGcacaaacaaaatcacaaacaaacaataagagAAAATCGTCAGGTAGTACGCCCACTGTGGCGACCACTAGCAAG ACCGCTACAGCAGTAAGTGAGAAGTCTAAAGCGAAGAGTACACCGGCCAAGCGGACGCCAGCTAAACAGAAAGCGGAGACGCCAGTCGCCACACCCACGCGCAAAGGCAGGAGAGCAGCCGGTAAAG AAGCGAAAGCGTCGCCGATAGTCCCCACGCCGTCCACATCGACGGGTAAGACCACTCGCACGCCGAGGAAACCGCCCGCGAAGAAATAA